GCGCGGCACCCCGGGCTCGGGCGGGAGCATCGCCCCACCGCCCGTGCGCCGCCGCGGAGGTGTCGCGGTCCGGCTCCCGCGCCACCGCATGGCCCGCCACAGCCTCCTGCTCGCCCATCTCGCCGGGTTCCTGGCCGTGCCGCTCGTCCTGGCCCTCCTGCAGGCGGGCCTCCTGCCACCGCACGCGTTCCTCGGTCTGCCCTCCGCCTACGACAAGTGGCGGCATCCGCTGAGCGGTTCGGTCCACCAGGTCGACCTCATGGCCGCCGCGAACGGCAACTGGCCGAGGCTCAGCGTCAGTTTCGCGGCCCCGGGGCACCCGCCCTCGGCGGCACTGCCCGGACACGCCGGATACTGGTCGGTCACCGGTTCTCCGCAGAAGGACAACTGGCTGCGCGTCGACTTCGGGATGCCGCTGCCGCTGAGCGAGGTCTCGGTGGACTTCGACCCGGACACCATCGACGGGCCCTTCTCGTTGGGCGTCGACGTGGAGGGGCAGGTCGGCGCTCGTACCATCTGGGGCACCAGCTCCGGTAACTGGCACGCCCGCAGAGTGGGAGACGGCAAGTACAGCATCGGCAAGACGTACGGCTACGACATCCCCTACCGGCAGACCGTCGACTCCATCCGCATCGGCCTGGGCTCCCTGTTGGACAAGGGCCAGGAGAACAAGCTGCGCCTGCGCGAGTTCAACATCCGCTGGACCAGCTCCGACGCCCTGCGCCTGCACCCGGCGGACGGCGGCCGGCTCCGCATCGAGAACACCACCGCCCGCGACCTCGCCATCGTGGTACGACCGCCCCTGCTGCCCGCGGGCTGGCACGCGACGCTCGTGGGACGCCCGCCCCGGGTGCTGCGGGCCCAGGACACGTACGAGGCGCGCTGGCGGATCACGGCGCCGAGCGGCGCCGAGGGTCGCGTCCCGCTCGCCTACGCCGTCGACGCCGGCGAGGACGGGCAGACGGTGACGTCCCGCTGCCTGGCCCTGCTCACGGCCGCCGGAAGGGCGGAGTCACTGTGCTAGGGCGCAGTCACTCTGCTGAGGACCCTCAGTGGGTCCAGCGCGGCCCGGCGAAGTCGGCCAGGGCCGTGCCCAGCTGGTCGTCCACGTGCGGGGTGAAACCGAGCGGCAGTACGAAGTACCAGCCGTCGCCCATGCGGGAACGGCGCGGTGGGCGCGGCGCGTCGGGGACCAGTCGGACCTGGAGCGCGTAGAAGCCCGCGTCCCGGCCCCGGACTTTCATCCGGCGCACGGTGATCTCCGCGACGTGCTGCCATCTGTAGGAGCGACGCCTGCGTCCCGTGACGGAGGTGATGCCGTCCCGGGTCAGCTCCAGTTCGATCCGCCGACGCGGCATGAGGAAGCCGATCACGGTGATCACGACGCCGAGGAAGGGCAGGAACAGCATCGCCACCCAGCCGATGGAGTGCTGCCACTGGCCGCTCACGGTGAAGCGCACGAGGAAGACGGCCAACAGGGGGCCCAGCGCCGCCCAGTGAGCCAGCGGCAGCCTGCGGGAGCGGCCGCGGAGGTGGTAGTGGTCCGTGGTGCTCTCCACCGTGAAGTGCCGGGAGTCCGCGAGCGCGGGGACGCGCGGCGGCTCGGGGGCGGCCGCTGCGCCCCGCTCCTGAGCGCGCCGCCCCGCCAGGTGCTCCTGCAGCCTGCGGTTGCGGAACCGGTACGTGCCGCCCGACAGTTGCAGCAGGCCCGCCGTCCGCGCGTCCCTGAGGAAGGTCATGAGCGTCCAGGGCACCCGTCCGGTCGCCGCCAGGGAGCACTTGGCGAGGATCCACCGGCTCCACGGACTGAGCAGCACGAACATCGCGGAGGCGCCGGCCCAGGCCCCGAACGCCGGCCACCAGCTGCCCGAAGCGTGCGGGTCGAGCCAGTAGAGGGAACCCGAGCCGACACCGATGAGCGGAGCCACGAGCGTCAGCGTGGTGACGAGCGCCGTCTGTTCGCCGCGCAGGAGTTCGCCGGGGGTGGCGGCGTCCACGGTGTCGGCAGGTGCCGCGTACACGATCATCAGCAGGACCGGCAGCACGGCACCGATCGCGAGCACGACCAGGATGGGGTCCGGCGCCACGAAGACGTACAGCGCGAGGAGGAGGACGACGAGTGCGGGACCGCCCGTGAGTGCCGCGAGGCGGACCTGTGGGCCGACCCGCGCGTGCCGGTCGACGGAGCGCAGGGCGTGGACGAACAGCAGCGGGTTGGCGCTGCGGCGGGGCTCGCCGAGCCGCTGGCCGAACCAGCCCGCGGTGACGGACCGCGCGAGGGCCGCCAGGGCGATGCCGAACATCACGTCGGTCGTCACGCTGAGGTCGCCCAGCCCGGAGGCCTTCGCATAACCGGACATGGGCACCCTGATGACGAAGGACAGCAGGATGCCGGCCGTCAGCAGCGCGGGCACCGCGAGCAGCCGGGGCAGCGGTGCCGCGTACAGCCGCCACCAGGCGAGCTCGGACTCCTCCCGGCGGCTGAGCAGCAGCGCCAGGTACGACAGCCAGGCGTCGGCCCGTTCGGCGTCCCAGGCGCGGGGCGGGTGCAGCCGGCCGGGGTCCGGCGGACGTGCCGGAAAGGCGGCGGGCACGATCCGGTCGAGCAGGTGTGCCTCGACGGCCTCCCGGGTGGGGAAGTGCTCCCGTTCCGTCAACTCGCCCGGATCAGCCGGGGATTGCTCGTACGAACGCCGCACCAGCCACACCATCAGGGGACTGGTCAGGGCCCACGAGACCGGCGCGGCGGGCTGACCGCGGAGGGTGTCCAGCAGGTCGGCCCAGGCGGCGGCGCGGGCCCGCGGCCGGGCTCTGCGAAGGTACTCCGCCACCTCGTCGGGGCGCAGCGGCAGCGACTCGATGACGGTGGCGTGCCGCAGGCCCTTGCCCGTCCCGTCGAGGTCGGCGTACTCGGCCGTGCGGGAGACGAGTACGGCGTCCCCGTCGCCGCCGAGGCCGGTGTTGAGGGCATCGAGGACCTCGGCGCGGCGGTGCGCGGGGAGTTCGTCGAGGCCGTCGAGGACCGGCAGCACCCGCCGGTCCAGGACCAGCCGGCGAGCCGGGTGGACGCCGTCCACGGGTGGCAGACCGGGGTGGTCCTGGTGCAGCCGGTCCACGAGCCACTCCGTCAGCGACTGCCGCCGGGTGTCCCAGGACTCCAGCGACAGCACGAGCGGGATCGGTACCTCGTGCTCGCCCTGGGTGAGCCGGCGGGCGAGCAGTTCGAGGGTGAGCAGGACGGACAGGACGGTCTTGCCGGACCCCGCGGTGCCGAGCACGACCAGTCGCCGCCGTGGGCTGAGCCTGAGAAACGTCCCGGCGATGGTGTCCGTCCCGGAGCCCGCCGGGAGGTACTCCCCGGCGGACGCCACCCGTTGGCTGGATGTCCAGCGCACGGGCAGTGGCTGCGGGTCGGTCATGTCCCAGGCGTCGGCCTCGGCCCGCCAGCGGTACAGGAGGCTGCGCGCGAGTCTCCGCTCCGCCGCGGCCAGCGGGGCGTCGTCATCGGGCGCGTCCACCCGCAGGTTGACATTGAGGTCGCCCTGGAGGATCCCGATCTGGATCAGGTACTCGGCAGTGCAGTCGACCGCGGTGTTGGTGATCTGCGGCCCCCGGCCCGACCCCGTCTGCCTCTCCATGTGCGTCCGCCCCCGTCGTCGCCCTTCCCACTGTACTCATCGGTGCCCCGCCGTCGCCGGTGCCGGCTCAGGATTTCGTCGGCTTCCCGTGGAGGCGGACCGTGCTGAGAATCTTCATGATCGTCGAGTCCGGCAGCTCGTCCCGCACGCCCGTGGCGCCGTAGAGGTTCCATGCGACGAAGTCACCCGCGGAGTCCTTGAAGCCGAAGGTGACGGCCTTGCCGTCGGTCGCGCACTTGCCCTTCTGGGGCGTGTTCCTGGACCGGGCCCAGGCGATGCTGCCCCTGATGCCGGACTCGGTCGTGTACGGCTTCGCCGTCCTGTCGGAGACGATGCTCTTCTTGTCGGGCTGCGTGTAACCGCCGTACACCCACCGGGCCACCTGGCTCAAGGCGGCGTCGCCGGTGCTCTTGGCACCCTTGGCGCCCTTGGTGCCCGCCGCCGCCAGCGCGTTGCTGTCCACGCGCCCGTCCTTGTTGTCGTCGGACAGGCACCAGTTCTCCTGGAGGACGGCCGGTGCACTTATGGCGATGATGACCTTGCCCCAGTTCTTGGGGTCGCTGTAGTCGACCTTGCTGTCCTCAAAGCCGATCAGCAAGCTCGGCGACTTGACGTCCCAGTCCGGCGGCACGTCGAAGGCCGTGCCCCACTCGGGGTTGATGACGACCTTCCAGCCTGGGACGGCAGGCCTCCCGGCCGCGCCGCCGCGCGGGTTCTTGGACGCCGGCGCCGAGGCCGTCGCGCTCCGCGGGGCACTCGCCGACGCCTTCGTGTTCGTGCTGCCGCCGTCGGCGTTGTCGTCCTTGGAGCCGCCCAGCAGCAGCGAGCCGGTGACACAGGCGGCCACGACCACGGCCGAGGCCGCAGCGACCGCGACGACCTTTGCCTGGTTCCCACCGCCCCCGCCGCTCGACGGCTGCGGCCACCTCAGCCGCCGAGAGGGGTTCTGGCTGTGAGGGTTCTGCTCGCCCTCGGGCGGCTCTCCTGACCACATGCTCAGCAACCATAGCCGCGGGCTTTCCCGAGGGCGCCGTCCGGCAGCTGGACCGTGACGACCGACCCGGCGGCGGGTCGGCCGCCGAGTCAGCCGGCGGAAGGAGTGCCCGTTGATTCCTCGTCCGGGTCGGCTGTCGTCAGTGCACGCCCGCTGCGTCGAGCAGGAGAGCAACGGTGGGCTCTCGATCAGCGGACCGGGACGGGACGTTGGCGTCGCCCAGCAGCGCCGCTGTCTGCGTCCTGGCCCTGCCGCGCGTGGACGTGCGTGCCGGCACCAATACAGCGATGCGGGTATCGCAGAGGCCCTCGCTCCGCTCCTCCGGTTGAATTGCCTCTGTGGCACAGGATGTGGACTTCGACGAGGACGACCTGCGGGTGCTGGCCGGGCCGCGCTCCTTCGAGCGGGGCCGAGGGTATCTGGCCGCGGTGACCGCGGTGGAGGTCGGCGACGGCTGGATCACGGCTACTGTCCACGGGACGGAGGCCTACCAGGTGGAGCTGACCCTGGACGGGCCCGACGGCCTTTCCGGGGGGTGTGACTGCTCGTACGGCATGGAGGGCAACTTCTGCAAGCATCTGGTCGCCCTGGGCCTGACCGTGCTCGCCGAGCCGGAGGCGGTGCCGAGGCAGCGCGGCCGGGCCAGGTCTCGTGCCCAGGAGCTGGATGCGTGGCTGGCTGCGCGCTCCAGGGACGAACTGCTCGCCCTGGTACGGGAACAGGTCGCCGAGGACCGGAAGGTGGCGCGTCGGCTGGAGTTGCGGGCTGCGAGCGCCCGCGGGGACCTGGTCGAGGTACGCGCCCGGATCCGGGAACTCCTCGACACCACCCCCTTCGCGCGGTACGGCTACGTGGAGTATGCCGATGCCCACGCCTACGGTGAACAGGCCTTGCAGGCGGTGTCCGCGATCGCCGCGCTGACCGCCGCCGGGCGGGCCGCGGACGCGATCTCACTGTCCCGGGAGGCGATGCGGCTGCTGGACGAGGCGCAGGACGCGATCGACGACTCCGACGGTCACCTGGGTCGCATCGGGGCCGCGTTGGCCGAGGCCCACCTCGACGCGTGCCGCGCAGCATGCCCCGACTCGGACGAGACCGCGCGGTGGCTGGTCGGTCATCTGCTCAGTGACCTGGACGATCTCACCGGCATCGATCCCCTCGACTACGAGGATGTCCTGGGCGCGCAAGGAGCCCGCCGGGTGCGGGAGTTGGCCGCTCGGGCCTGGCGCCGCAACCGCACCGGCCGGGCGGAGAAGCACCTGATGGAACGGCTGGCCAAGGCGGAAGGAGACGTGGACGGATGGGTCGCCGTGCACGCGGCGGACCTTGCCCCGGACGGCAGCACTCACCTGAGCGTCGCCCGCGAACTGGACACCGCCGGCCGCCCGGACGAGGCCCTGCGGTGGGCGGAACGCGGCGTTGAGGAAACCCCCGACGACGTCACCCCCGACATTGCCCTGATCGACTACCTCTGTGACCGCTACACCCGCGCCGGCCGGCCCTTTGACGCCGTCGCCCTGCGCCGCGCCCACTTCGCCGCCCACCGCTCCCTGGCCGCGTACCAGCAGTTGCGTACGGCGGCACAGGCGGCCGGCTGCTGGCAGGCCGAACGGGAGCCGGCGCTCGTGCTGCTGCGCGCCGACGCCGGGCAGCGGCAGCGGTCCGGGTACGGCGGTCCGGTCCTCGTCGATGCCCTGCTCGACGACGGGGACGTCGACGCTGCCTGGCGGGCCGCAGCCGAAACGCACGCGCACGACCGGCAGTTGCTCGCCCTCGCCGACCATGCCCGCGCCGTCCGTCCCGCCGATGCCCTCGGTGTCTACCTGCGGCTGGCAGCACCGCTCATGAAACAGACGGGCAACGCCGTCTACGAGCAACTGACCGGTCTGCTGCTGAGCATGCGCGACTGCCATGGCCGCCTGGGCACCGAAGACGAGTTCGCCGCGTACCTCGCCGCTCTGCGTGCCGGCCAGAAGCGCAAGCGGAACCTGATGAGGCTCCTCGACCAGCACGGCCTGTGACGGGCGCTGCCCGCATCCGGAAGTTCTGGCAAGGGCTGCTGCGCCATCGTGACCATCAGGTGGCGGTGACGACCAGCGCGGCCCGGTCGTCGAGGGCGGCATTGCCTGCGAACGTGGTGACTGCGGCGGTGATGGACTCGATGAGGGTGGCGGCGGTGGGCGCCGTGGACCGGTCGGCGACGAGCGCGTCGGCCAAGCGGTCCTCGCCGAAGAATTCGCCGTCGGCGGAGCGAGCCTCGGTAATGCCGTCGGTGACCAGGACCAGGCTGTCGCCGGGGCGCAGGTCGATGCCGCACGGGCAGAAGCCGGGGTCGGGACGGATACCCAACAGCAGGCCTGGTTGCGTGAGTTCTTCGACCGTGCCGTCGGCTCGGCGCACGAGGGGCGGTACGTGGCCTGCTCGAATCAGGCTGAGCGCGAGGTGAGACGCGGAGTGCCGCAGCTCGCCGTAGACGAGTGAAACGAACTGGTCCTCTTCGACGGTGCCTGCCGTCAACGCGTCGTTGATGGCGGCGACCACCGCCGCCGGGTCGTTCAGGAGGCGGGCGGCGGCGCGTGCGGTGTGCCGGACCATTCCGGTGGTGGTGGCCGCCAGCGCGCCGCGCCCCGACACATCGCCGATCATGAACGCCCAGCGGTCGCCGGACAGCGGGAAGACGTCGAAGAAGTCGCCGCCGACGTCGAGTCCTTCACCGGCCGGATGGTACGAGGCGGCCAAGGTCGCGCCGGGAATCCTGGGCAGCTCGGGAGGCAGCAGGCCTGCCTGCAGATCGTGGGCCAGCCGGACGCGGTCGGTGAACTGGTGGGCGTTGTCGGCACTCGAAGCGGCCCGGCGGGCGAGTTCCTGGGCCAGGGCGATCGTGTGGCCGTCCAGGGGCAGGGCGGTGGCCAGGAGAGTCAGCGTGCCGAAGGTACGGCCCCGGGTGGCCAGCGGCACGCACACGTAACCCGTGACGCCGAGCTGCGCGCAGGGGTTGCCCGTGTGGGCCGTCTCGAGGGCGCCGGAGGCCAGCACACGGGCGACGGCGGCGTCCACGTCGTCGCACAGCGCGGGGGAGGAGAGGAGCTGTTCCCCCTCCCGGGTCGAGGCGGCGACGGCGATGCGGTGGGTCGCGCCGCGCTCGACCACATGGACGGCACACAGCGGCGCCAGGGCCGGAACGGTCAGCCTGGCCATGCGCTGCAGGCTGTCCGAATAGTGCGTCTCGCCCGTGATGGCGGTGCTCGCTTCCAGCAGGAAGGCCAGATCCTCACGGAGTGCCTTCTCACGCTCCTGGGCCAGGTGCCTCGCCTCCACCGCGCGGTGGCGTTCGATGGCCAGCGCGGCTATGCGTGCGAACGCACCGCTGAGCGTCACATCCCTGTCCGTGGGAGCCTTGGGGGTGCGGTGGTACATCGCGAAGGTGCCCAGCAGCCGGCCGTCCGCATCCTGGATCGGCGTGGACCAGCACGCCGCGACCCCGGCCCGCCCCGCCAGGTCGCGGTAGTCCTTCCACAGGGGGTCGGCGGCGATGTCCGTGACGATCACCGGTTCGTGCCGGAAGGCGGCCGTGCCGCACGAGCCGACCCCCTCGCCGATGGATATCCCGTCGACCGCCTCGTTGTAGAAGTCGGGCAGGCGCGGGGCGGTGCCGTGCCGCAGGTGCTGTCCGTCGGGATCGAGGAGCAGTACCGAGACGATCATGTCCGGGCAGAGCTCTTCGATCGCCGTGGCCATGCCGTCGAGGATCTCGGAGAGAGGGGCGTCGCGTGCGATCTGCTCCAGCAACACGCGCTGCTCCGAGGCCAGGAGATGCGCGTCGTGGTACGCGGTGGTCTCGACCGCGATCACCACGACCCCGTCGATCCGGCCGGCTCCGTCCCAACGGGGCTCGTAGGTGAAGTCGAAGAACCCCTCCCGCTGCCTGCCCGGCTCTCCCAGTACCAGCCGTCCGTCCCGGGCCCGGTATGCGGTGCCGGTGCGGTAGACCTCGTCGAGCCGGTCGAGGACGCCCTGGGGAACCAGTTCCGGAATCACCTCTCCGACCGGCTCGCCGACGCGCCCGCGGTCGCACCCCAGGGCCTCGAAGAATGCCGAGTTCGCCACTTCCAGCCGGTGGCTCGGGCCGCTGAGCGCAGCGAAGATCACCGGGGCCTGCCCGAAGAGGTCCGCGTACTCCTCGCTCCGCCGGTCGATGGGGAGAGAGTGGGTCATGGCAGAACTGTGGGGATCGAAGTATATGGACATGACAGGCTGCCCTCTCCTGTCTCCTCCGCCCGCTGACGACGGCGTCTCGCCCCTTCACTCTGACACATGTCTGCGCTGTTTCCAGGCCGCAGCCGGGCCGGTCACGGCGGTGCTTCATGACCGGCAGGCCCGACGGCCCGGCACACCGTGGAGGAACGACGAGGGAAATTCCGTGGTGCCGCCGAGCGAGCCCCTCTAGGGTGGGGCCTGCTCCTCGCGGTGGCCGTCGGCTGCCGCGGTCAGTCGTGTGGAGAACGGGAGGTGTGACCGATGGCTGTCGTTGAGACGGGCGCTGCCCGCATCCGGAAGTTCATCCATTCCACCTCCGTGGTCTCCGGCTGACCTCACTCTTCTCCCGCGCCAGTGAGCGCGGTGCCGGGGCCGCCCTTGTGAAGGGTCACTCCTTGTCTTTCTCCTCTTTCGTGGGTTCGTCCTCGTCCTCGTCTTCGCCGCACCCGCTGGCTCCGTACGGCTGGGACGAGGGCTGGGAGGCGGAGTTCGCTCCGTATGCCGAGCAGGGTCTCCTGCCCGGCCGTGTCGTACGGGTCGACCGCGGCCAGTGCGACGTCGTCACGCCGGGCGGGATCGTCCGTGCCGACACCGAGTTCGTCGTGCCCCGTGATCCGATGAAGGTCGTGTGCACGGGGGACTGGGTCGCCGTCGACCCCGACGGTGATCCGCGGTACGTCCGCGCGTATCTGCCGCGCCGCACCGCCTTCGTCCGCGCCACCTCCTCCAAGCGGTCCGACGGGCAGATCCTCGCTGCCAACGTCGACCACGCCGTCGTCGCCGTGTCGCTCGCCGTCGACCTGGACCTCGGCCGCATCGAACGCTTCCTCGCCCTGGCCTGGGAGAGCGCCGCCTAAAACAGCACAGCCCCCACCTGCACAGATGCCGTTTGGAGCGGCCGGATCTGTGTTGTAGGAGGGAACCATGGCGAAGCAGAAGGTGGCGGAGGAGTTCCGGGACGCGACCCCCGAGGAACTGGCGGGGAAGCGCCCGGACGACCTGGCTGATCTCTACCTACGCCGCAGCAAGAAGCGGGAAACGGTCGAGACGCTCAAGCAGCACGCCCGCGACCTCCGCCGAGAGATGGATCGGCAGGGACTCACCGTGCGCCAGGTGTGGCTGGAGCAGCGGAGTGCCTCCAAGGCACATGTCCGCCGGGTGAAGCTCGAAGGTGCGATGGACGCGGTCATCGCCGGCGAGGTCAAGACGCTGGCGGTGTGGAAGACGGACCGCTTCGACCGCCGAGGTATGGCCGCCATCGGCAGCGCCCTAGACGAATTCGACCGGCGCAGGGCGCGCCTCTACGTCCTCCAGGAGAACCTTGATTCCAGTCAGCAGGGCACCCGCATCGTCTTCGCCATCCTGGCCGAGCGGGCTCGCGAGGAGATCAAGGACCTCACTCTGCGGGTGACCACGGGTAAGACGGCCGCGCGTACAGCGGGAAAGTGGCCGGGGGGCCGAACGCCGTACGGTGTCCGGTCTCCCAAGGGATCCGGGCGGATAGAGCCGGATCCGTCCGAATACCCGCATGCGCGCCGGATCGCAGATGACCTTTTGCTCGGGCGCTCGGCGATGCGCGTGGCGCACACTCTCAACGGTGAGGGAATCAAGACCCGCGACGGTGCCCGCTGGGATGCGCGTGCGATCACCCGCATGGTCCGATCTACCGCTTGGGCCGGCCTCCTGCCGGAGAAGAACAGGCTGTACGACGAGTTCGACCAGCCACTGGACATCTGGGTGCCCACGGATGAACCGGTTCGGGACGTTGAGGGGAACCCGGTGGTCATCGGGAAGGGTGTCGTGACGCCGGGGGAGCGGCTGCGGATTCTTGCCCTGATCGACGAACGAGTCACCAAGATCGGCGGAGGATCGCGAGGAAAGCGCCCGCACACCACGTTCCTGGGCGGCGTCCTCACCTGCCCGCGCTGCAAGGGGTCAATGACCGGCAGTGGCGGCAACCGGGGCCGCATGTACAGGTGCCGCTCGCGCGCTGTGCACGGTAAGGACGCGTGCGCCGGCGTGGTGGTTCGCGCAGAGCGGATAGACGCAGCCGTCGAAGCGATGTGGCTGAGTCACGTCTCCGCACTCGAATACGGAGATCCTGGCCTCGACGCCATCGTCCGGCGTTGGACTGTCCTTCACGACGTCGAGCGGGAGACGCGAAGGAAGGACGTCATGGCCGCGCTCGATGCCGCCAAGGCCCGTCGCGATAAGCTGGAGCACGACTTCTACGTCGAGGGAACGCTGGCCGAGGACCGATTCAAGTTCTTGTCCGTTGAGCAGACATCAGTCATCGACACGCTCGAAAGCGAAGCTGCGGAGCTCGCGCGAGAAGCCGACCTGTCGATCTTCTTCGCGGACGGACAGGCTCTGGCGGAAGCATGGCAGGAATCGTCGATGTCGGACCGGCGCATGCTGCTTGGATGTGTCCTGAAGTCCCTGACGATCACTCCAGCTCGCCGTCAGGGGGACCACACGCCGATCATGGACAGGATCGTTCCTGAATGGGTGGCGTGATGCACTCGTAACGTGTAGGTCGTGAGTCCGAATCCCGAAGGTGGCCCATGAGAGGCTCAGGTCAGACGCGGCTGACCTGAGCCTCTCATCGCTCGGGGGAACAGAACCCGGCGTACAGCCCGACTCGTCTGCCATTGGGGCCCTGACCAGGGGAAACGACCTGGTCAGGGCCCCAATGCATCGGAGTGGAGTTCCCGCCTGTACCTGCGGTTTTCCCGGGAGTTCCCGGGTGGTTGTGCACTGGATGTGCATTGATCTTGGGGCGTCGGAGCGGCTGTCTCGCAGGAAACGTTGGTGGAGCGCACTGGGCGGCGTTACTTGGGCCGCCAAGAGACTCCAGCCTGAACCGTTGGACGGTTGCGTCTCAGCGGCAGGACAGTCCGTTTCCCTGGAGCCGAGCGGTGTCGTGTGCCGGGTGACGGCTCATGGCTGTCGAGCCCTGGCGAGGTGTGGCAGGGCCCTCGGCGTCGTAGGGGAGTTCAGCGGCGCTGAGGAGCATGTCTGCGCCTGGGTGTGCTGCCCCGGAGACAATGCCCGCTGCCCCTGCGGCAAGTCGGGGCTGCTGAGAGGACCCCTCGTTCGGATGAGAGGTATCGGAAGGCACGCTAATGGGGAGAACAATGAGCCTTTTCCATCCTCAGTCTGAGCTGGCGAGATGGAGGCTGAGGACGGCTTGGACGAGGCTCGTGATCCGGGTCGTTGAGCAACGCAGCTTGCGCAGGAGCCGCCAGGACTTCAGGGTGGCGACGGCCGGTTCGACCAGTGCCCGGATCTTCGCATGGGCCCGATTGACGGCTTGCTGACCAGCGGAAAGGCTCTCCCATCGGCCGCGGTAAGGGACACGGACCGTGCCGCCTGCGCCCTGGTAGCCCTTGTCCGCCCAGCAGTCGATGCCGGCCTCGGCGAGAGCGTCGATGACGCCGTGCTCGCGGGCAGCCCGAACGTCGTGGACGGCACCGGGCAAGGCCGGTGAAGCCCAGAGGAGGCGGCCCTTTGGGTCAGCGATGACCTGCACATTCATACCGTGCTTCTTGTGCTTGCCCGAGTAGAAGGGGCGGTCGGCGGCGATCCGGTCGATTGGTAGAAGCGTTCCGTCCAGGATCAGATACGCCTTCATCGATGCGGTCCGTACGGCTTCGGCGAGTGTGGGGGCGAGGGCGGCCAGGAGCTCGACGGCCTCGGTGACGTAGCGGTAGACGGTGGTGATGCCGACGCCGAAACCGGCCGCGAGCTGGGCGT
The genomic region above belongs to Streptomyces sp. CG1 and contains:
- a CDS encoding NACHT domain-containing protein; the encoded protein is MERQTGSGRGPQITNTAVDCTAEYLIQIGILQGDLNVNLRVDAPDDDAPLAAAERRLARSLLYRWRAEADAWDMTDPQPLPVRWTSSQRVASAGEYLPAGSGTDTIAGTFLRLSPRRRLVVLGTAGSGKTVLSVLLTLELLARRLTQGEHEVPIPLVLSLESWDTRRQSLTEWLVDRLHQDHPGLPPVDGVHPARRLVLDRRVLPVLDGLDELPAHRRAEVLDALNTGLGGDGDAVLVSRTAEYADLDGTGKGLRHATVIESLPLRPDEVAEYLRRARPRARAAAWADLLDTLRGQPAAPVSWALTSPLMVWLVRRSYEQSPADPGELTEREHFPTREAVEAHLLDRIVPAAFPARPPDPGRLHPPRAWDAERADAWLSYLALLLSRREESELAWWRLYAAPLPRLLAVPALLTAGILLSFVIRVPMSGYAKASGLGDLSVTTDVMFGIALAALARSVTAGWFGQRLGEPRRSANPLLFVHALRSVDRHARVGPQVRLAALTGGPALVVLLLALYVFVAPDPILVVLAIGAVLPVLLMIVYAAPADTVDAATPGELLRGEQTALVTTLTLVAPLIGVGSGSLYWLDPHASGSWWPAFGAWAGASAMFVLLSPWSRWILAKCSLAATGRVPWTLMTFLRDARTAGLLQLSGGTYRFRNRRLQEHLAGRRAQERGAAAAPEPPRVPALADSRHFTVESTTDHYHLRGRSRRLPLAHWAALGPLLAVFLVRFTVSGQWQHSIGWVAMLFLPFLGVVITVIGFLMPRRRIELELTRDGITSVTGRRRRSYRWQHVAEITVRRMKVRGRDAGFYALQVRLVPDAPRPPRRSRMGDGWYFVLPLGFTPHVDDQLGTALADFAGPRWTH
- a CDS encoding SWIM zinc finger domain-containing protein, with amino-acid sequence MAQDVDFDEDDLRVLAGPRSFERGRGYLAAVTAVEVGDGWITATVHGTEAYQVELTLDGPDGLSGGCDCSYGMEGNFCKHLVALGLTVLAEPEAVPRQRGRARSRAQELDAWLAARSRDELLALVREQVAEDRKVARRLELRAASARGDLVEVRARIRELLDTTPFARYGYVEYADAHAYGEQALQAVSAIAALTAAGRAADAISLSREAMRLLDEAQDAIDDSDGHLGRIGAALAEAHLDACRAACPDSDETARWLVGHLLSDLDDLTGIDPLDYEDVLGAQGARRVRELAARAWRRNRTGRAEKHLMERLAKAEGDVDGWVAVHAADLAPDGSTHLSVARELDTAGRPDEALRWAERGVEETPDDVTPDIALIDYLCDRYTRAGRPFDAVALRRAHFAAHRSLAAYQQLRTAAQAAGCWQAEREPALVLLRADAGQRQRSGYGGPVLVDALLDDGDVDAAWRAAAETHAHDRQLLALADHARAVRPADALGVYLRLAAPLMKQTGNAVYEQLTGLLLSMRDCHGRLGTEDEFAAYLAALRAGQKRKRNLMRLLDQHGL
- a CDS encoding SpoIIE family protein phosphatase, yielding MTHSLPIDRRSEEYADLFGQAPVIFAALSGPSHRLEVANSAFFEALGCDRGRVGEPVGEVIPELVPQGVLDRLDEVYRTGTAYRARDGRLVLGEPGRQREGFFDFTYEPRWDGAGRIDGVVVIAVETTAYHDAHLLASEQRVLLEQIARDAPLSEILDGMATAIEELCPDMIVSVLLLDPDGQHLRHGTAPRLPDFYNEAVDGISIGEGVGSCGTAAFRHEPVIVTDIAADPLWKDYRDLAGRAGVAACWSTPIQDADGRLLGTFAMYHRTPKAPTDRDVTLSGAFARIAALAIERHRAVEARHLAQEREKALREDLAFLLEASTAITGETHYSDSLQRMARLTVPALAPLCAVHVVERGATHRIAVAASTREGEQLLSSPALCDDVDAAVARVLASGALETAHTGNPCAQLGVTGYVCVPLATRGRTFGTLTLLATALPLDGHTIALAQELARRAASSADNAHQFTDRVRLAHDLQAGLLPPELPRIPGATLAASYHPAGEGLDVGGDFFDVFPLSGDRWAFMIGDVSGRGALAATTTGMVRHTARAAARLLNDPAAVVAAINDALTAGTVEEDQFVSLVYGELRHSASHLALSLIRAGHVPPLVRRADGTVEELTQPGLLLGIRPDPGFCPCGIDLRPGDSLVLVTDGITEARSADGEFFGEDRLADALVADRSTAPTAATLIESITAAVTTFAGNAALDDRAALVVTAT
- a CDS encoding recombinase family protein produces the protein MAKQKVAEEFRDATPEELAGKRPDDLADLYLRRSKKRETVETLKQHARDLRREMDRQGLTVRQVWLEQRSASKAHVRRVKLEGAMDAVIAGEVKTLAVWKTDRFDRRGMAAIGSALDEFDRRRARLYVLQENLDSSQQGTRIVFAILAERAREEIKDLTLRVTTGKTAARTAGKWPGGRTPYGVRSPKGSGRIEPDPSEYPHARRIADDLLLGRSAMRVAHTLNGEGIKTRDGARWDARAITRMVRSTAWAGLLPEKNRLYDEFDQPLDIWVPTDEPVRDVEGNPVVIGKGVVTPGERLRILALIDERVTKIGGGSRGKRPHTTFLGGVLTCPRCKGSMTGSGGNRGRMYRCRSRAVHGKDACAGVVVRAERIDAAVEAMWLSHVSALEYGDPGLDAIVRRWTVLHDVERETRRKDVMAALDAAKARRDKLEHDFYVEGTLAEDRFKFLSVEQTSVIDTLESEAAELAREADLSIFFADGQALAEAWQESSMSDRRMLLGCVLKSLTITPARRQGDHTPIMDRIVPEWVA
- a CDS encoding IS5 family transposase, producing MLVYPSGIDVSSSALRFLAARLREHRRVLGTRWRRLSVGRQALLALAHLRNGHTYAQLAAGFGVGITTVYRYVTEAVELLAALAPTLAEAVRTASMKAYLILDGTLLPIDRIAADRPFYSGKHKKHGMNVQVIADPKGRLLWASPALPGAVHDVRAAREHGVIDALAEAGIDCWADKGYQGAGGTVRVPYRGRWESLSAGQQAVNRAHAKIRALVEPAVATLKSWRLLRKLRCSTTRITSLVQAVLSLHLASSD